One window of Trifolium pratense cultivar HEN17-A07 linkage group LG5, ARS_RC_1.1, whole genome shotgun sequence genomic DNA carries:
- the LOC123884947 gene encoding uncharacterized protein LOC123884947, with protein MVSDSVAAVPIPSAANTKNPGKKKRTNRSAKLKQYKIDARREQWLNKGAVKNKGCKDGMDDDVHVPPSSGKHAKQELEKLETRRRGEEDDVLIHQESDSESPSNSPVSANSSVLCGNDSGTNFTGSSSSGGSTSSSSSSGGCCSGNITEEEEDEDEEVEEEDDGCLDDWEAVADALAADEKHQNSSHNEPAVETDSSQSREVTGGSGLGHPNSKPGSGGMVPRGSANARAWRADDAFRPQTLPNLSKQHSMPNPDRFFGGGGPWCRTSVPSNCPICCEDLDLTDTSFLPCNCGFRLCLFCHKRILEQDARCPGCRKQYECEPIETEASVHGGSLTLRLARSVSMIERS; from the exons ATGGTTTCCGATTCAGTCGCCGCCGTTCCGATTCCCTCCGCCGCGAACACTAAGAACCCTGGCAAAAAGAAGAGG ACCAATAGGTCCGCGAAATTGAAGCAGTATAAGATTGATGCGCGTCGTGAACAATGGCTGAATAAAG GTGCGGTCAAGAACAAGGGTTGTAAGGATGGAATGGATGATGATGTTCACGTGCCCCCGTCGTCGGGGAAACATGCTAAGCAAGAATTGGAGAAATTGGAGACTAGGCGTAGAGGTGAAGAGGATGATGTGTTGATCCATCAAGAAAGTGATTCTGAATCGCCGTCGAACAGTCCTGTAAGTGCTAATAGTAGTGTCTTGTGTGGTAATGATTCTGGGACGAATTTTACTGGTAGCAGCAGCAGCGGTGGAAGCACTAGTAGTAGTTCTAGCAGTGGTGGGTGTTGCTCTGGGAATATTACGGAAGAAGAggaagatgaggatgaagaaGTGGAAGAAGAGGATGATGGATGCTTGGATGATTGGGAGGCTGTGGCAGATGCTTTGGCCGCCGATGAGAAGCATCAAAACTCTTCTCACAATGAACCTGCTGTGGAAACGGATTCTTCACAATCTCGTGAAGTGACTGGTGGTTCGGGTTTAGGTCATCCGAATTCCAAACCAGGGAGTGGTGGAATGGTTCCTCGGGGTTCTGCTAATGCCAGAGCTTGGAGGGCTGACGATGCTTTTCGCCCTCAGACTTTGCCCAATCTTTCGAAGCAGCATAGTATGCCGAATCCTGACCGGTTTTTTGGAGGAGGGGGTCCCTGGTGTCGCACTTCTGTGCCATCGAATTGTCCAATTTGCTGCGAGGATCTTGATTTAACGGACACGAGTTTTCTTCCGTGCAATTGTGGTTTTCGGCTTTGTCTCTTTTGCCACAAGAGGATTCTTGAGCAAGATGCTCGTTGTCCTGGGTGCAGGAAGCAATATGAGTGTGAACCTATCGAGACAGAAGCAAGTGTGCATGGTGGTAGCCTTACTCTTCGGTTGGCACGTTCTGTTAGCATGATCGAAAGGTCTTGA